In Nerophis ophidion isolate RoL-2023_Sa linkage group LG03, RoL_Noph_v1.0, whole genome shotgun sequence, the following are encoded in one genomic region:
- the LOC133549981 gene encoding protein delta homolog 1, with the protein MTPHLTTLLLSVALTGVARGCSSGCNSENGFCEKTGKCRCKPGWQGDDCERCIPFPGCSHGSCEKAWQCICQEGWVGSLCDQDTRRCSSRPCSGNATCIETGEGGYLCICPYGYIGPTCHQKKNLCHSKGSPCQNGGTCKDTDDTSDVRTSCLCPLGFSGDFCEERADSCRPNPCLNGANCTNNGGASTCSCPPGFAGLTCNDTAGALPCGVKPCANGATCAERPGGTFRCVCPRWFSGPLCSLQHKPKPKPKPAGANPVDHRVFALTPQHYSLPAHAFHKLLQPPERDLLKITLKETVHHSAGALSTHGQLVCFGMLALLTCLVVLLTTGIVLFGRCEAWMANAKYSKLVRRQREHLLREVGGAGQEETEHSVNIILPEKIRLNSFGKHYTSI; encoded by the exons GTGCAAACCGGGCTGGCAAGGAGACGACTGCGAGCGCTGCATCCCCTTCCCGGGTTGCTCGCACGGCTCCTGCGAGAAAGCGTGGCAGTGTATCTGTCAGGAGGGCTGGGTGGGCAGCCTGTGTGACCAAG ATACTCGCCGGTGCTCATCCAGGCCTTGTTCTGGGAACGCCACATGCATAGAGACTGGAGAGGGGGGTTACCTGTGCATCTGTCCCTATGGATACATTGGGCCCACATGTCACCAGAAGAAGAACCTCTGTCACTCTAAAGg CTCTCCTTGCCAGAACGGCGGCACTTGTAAGGACACGGACGACACCTCGGATGTCCGCACTTCCTGTTTATGTCCCCTGGGATTTTCCGGCGACTTCTGCGAGGAACGTGCCGACAGTTGCCGACCCAACCCGTGTCTGAACGGCGCCAACTGCACAAACAACGGCGGGGCTTCCACCTGTTCCTGCCCGCCGGGCTTCGCCGGTTTAACTTGTAATGACACGGCGGGCGCCTTGCCGTGCGGCGTCAAGCCCTGCGCCAACGGGGCCACGTGCGCCGAGCGACCCGGCGGAACCTTCCGGTGCGTTTGTCCCAGGTGGTTTTCAGGTCCGCTGTGTTCCCTGCAGCACAAACCCAAACCCAAGCCCAAACCGGCCGGCGCCAATCCCGTGGACCACAGGGTGTTTGCGCTAACCCCGCAGCATTACTCACTCCCTGCACACGCCTTCCACAAGCTCCTCCAACCGCCTGAGAGGGACCTGCTCAAGATCACTCTGAAAGAGACGGTCCACCATTCGGCGGGGGCCTTGTCCACGCACGGTCAGCTGGTCTGCTTCGGCATGCTGGCCCTGCTCACCTGCCTGGTCGTCCTGCTCACCACCGGCATCGTGCTGTTCGGCCGCTGCGAGGCCTGGATGGCTAACGCCAAGTACAGCAAGCTGGTACGGCGGCAGCGCGAGCACCTGCTGAGGGAGGTGGGCGGAGCCGGCCAGGAGGAGACGGAGCATTCGGTGAACATTATCCTGCCGGAGAAGATCAGACTGAATAGCTTTGGGAAGCATTACACCTCCATCTGA